Proteins encoded together in one Pseudomonas arsenicoxydans window:
- a CDS encoding CidA/LrgA family protein translates to MHASTLKKLARLVTELAVLLGIYLLGCAISAWFSWPIPGGVIGMALLLLAFAIGGVKPAMLQMGAGLLMAEMLLFFIPALMSLLDYGGLMRNDGWRILLVIGMSTLMVMLVTAFTVEAVVRLRRPHEA, encoded by the coding sequence ATGCATGCATCAACCCTGAAAAAACTGGCTCGACTGGTGACTGAATTGGCCGTGCTGCTTGGCATTTATCTGCTCGGCTGCGCAATCAGCGCATGGTTTTCCTGGCCGATCCCGGGCGGCGTCATTGGCATGGCATTGTTGCTGCTGGCCTTCGCCATAGGCGGGGTCAAACCGGCGATGTTGCAAATGGGTGCAGGTTTGTTGATGGCCGAGATGCTGTTGTTCTTTATTCCAGCGCTGATGAGCCTTCTCGATTATGGCGGCCTGATGCGCAATGACGGCTGGCGGATTCTGCTGGTGATCGGCATGAGTACGCTGATGGTGATGCTCGTGACGGCGTTTACCGTGGAAGCGGTAGTGCGTTTGAGGAGGCCCCATGAAGCTTGA
- a CDS encoding LrgB family protein encodes MKLELMPMFWLAFTLLAYVFSRWIYRRTGRYLLSPLILVPALLMALAVPLHTAYSEYSSDTHWLMWVLGPVTVAFAVPIWQQRQMLMRHWSALLLGMLAGSAASIGTSFGLAKALALDSSVTLSLVPRSITTPFAMPLAHELGGVPELTAVFVMFTGVFGAMLGGILLKWLPLRSALARGALFGVGAHGAGVSRAHEVGGEEGSVAGLVMVLTGLLNLFCAPLLAAIL; translated from the coding sequence ATGAAGCTTGAGCTGATGCCGATGTTCTGGCTGGCCTTCACGCTGCTGGCTTATGTGTTCAGTCGCTGGATCTATCGACGCACCGGGCGTTATCTGTTATCGCCGCTGATTCTGGTTCCGGCGCTGCTGATGGCGCTCGCGGTACCGCTGCATACCGCCTATTCCGAATATTCGAGCGACACCCATTGGCTGATGTGGGTGCTGGGCCCGGTGACTGTCGCGTTTGCCGTGCCGATCTGGCAACAGCGGCAAATGCTGATGCGGCATTGGTCGGCGTTGCTGCTTGGCATGCTGGCGGGCAGTGCGGCGTCCATCGGCACTTCATTCGGTCTGGCCAAGGCGCTGGCGCTGGACAGTTCCGTGACCCTGTCACTGGTGCCACGCTCAATCACCACGCCGTTTGCCATGCCCCTGGCTCATGAGCTCGGCGGTGTTCCGGAACTGACGGCGGTGTTCGTGATGTTCACCGGCGTATTCGGGGCGATGCTCGGCGGCATACTGCTCAAGTGGCTGCCGCTGCGCAGCGCCTTGGCACGGGGCGCGCTGTTTGGCGTTGGCGCGCACGGTGCCGGTGTCAGCCGGGCCCATGAAGTCGGCGGTGAAGAAGGTTCGGTGGCGGGACTTGTCATGGTGCTGACGGGCCTGCTGAATTTGTTTTGCGCACCATTACTGGCGGCAATCCTTTGA